From one Meles meles chromosome 18, mMelMel3.1 paternal haplotype, whole genome shotgun sequence genomic stretch:
- the DRG2 gene encoding developmentally-regulated GTP-binding protein 2 — protein MGILEKISEIEKEIARTQKNKATEYHLGLLKAKLAKYRAQLLEPSKSASSKGEGFDVMKSGDARVALIGFPSVGKSTFLSLMTSTASEAASYEFTTLTCIPGVIEYKGANIQLLDLPGIIEGAAQGKGRGRQVIAVARTADVVIMMLDATKGEVQRSLLEKELESVGIRLNKHRPSIYFKPKKGGGISFNSTVALTQCSEKLVQLILHEYKIFNAEVLFREDCSPDEFIDVIVGNRVYMPCLYVYNKIDQISMEEVDRLARKPNSVVISCGMKLNLDYLLEMLWEYLALTCIYTKKRGQRPDFTDAIILRKGASVEHVCHRIHRSLASQFKYALVWGTSTKYSPQRVGLTHTMEHEDVIQIVKK, from the exons ATGGGGATCCTGGAGAAGATCTCCGAGATCGAGAAGGAGATCGCCCGGACGCAGAAGAACAAGG CCACCGAGTATCACCTGGGTCTGCTGAAAGCAAAACTCGCCAAGTACCGGGCTCAGCTTCTGGAACCATCCAAATCGGCCTCATCCAAAGGAGAGGGTTTCGATGTCATGAAGTCGGGTGACGCCCGTGTGGCGCTGATTGGATTTCCCTCTGTGGGTAAG TCCACCTTCTTGAGTCTAATGACCTCCACAGCCAGCGAAGCTGCGTCCTATGAATTCACCACCCTGACGTGCATCCCTGGGGTCATCGAA TATAAAGGAGCCAATATCCAGCTCCTGGACCTTCCCGGGATCATCGAGGGCGCAGCACAAG GGAAAGGCCGCGGCCGGCAGGTGATCGCTGTGGCGCGGACGGCAGACGTTGTCATCATGATGCTGGACGCCACCAAGGGGGAAGTGCAGAG GTCCCTGCTGGAGAAGGAACTGGAGTCCGTGGGGATCCGCCTCAACAAGCACAGGCCCAGCATCTACTTCAAG CCCAAGAAAGGCGGTGGCATCTCCTTCAACTCCACAGTCGCGCTGACGCAGTGCTCGGAAAAGCTGGTGCAGCTCATCCTGCACGAGTACA AGATCTTCAACGCGGAGGTGCTCTTCCGAGAAGACTGCTCCCCGGACGAGTTCATCGACGTGATCGTGGGCAACCGGGTGTACATGCCGTGCTTGTAT GTGTATAACAAAATCGACCAGATCTCAATGGAGGAAGTGGACCGCCTGGCCCGGAAGCCCAACAGTGTGGTCATCAG CTGTGGCATGAAGCTGAACCTGGACTACTTGCTCGAGATGCTTTGGGAGTACCTGGCCCTGACCTGCATCTACACCAAGAAGAGAGGAC AGAGGCCAGACTTCACAGACGCCATCATCCTCCGGAAAGGGGCCTCCGTGGAGCACGTG TGCCACCGCATCCACCGGTCACTCGCCAGCCAGTTTAAGTACGCGCTGGTGTGG GGCACCAGTACCAAGTACAGCCCGCAGCGAGTGGGCCTGACCCACACCATGGAGCACGAGGACGTCATCCAGATCGTCAAGAAGTAG